In Flavobacteriales bacterium, one genomic interval encodes:
- the tpx gene encoding thiol peroxidase, translating to MPLPKLNGKLPLVGQPAPSLRYVGVDRATHDMQNLRGSVVILLTVLSVDTGTCAKEARTFNERASELGATIITNSMDLPPSLDRFCAAEGIKNVQMTSDYRFRDMFNNWGVGILEGPWEAALARAVWVLDKDGVIRYHELVPELGNEPNYEAALQAAKELL from the coding sequence ATGCCATTACCAAAATTGAACGGAAAACTTCCTTTAGTAGGACAACCCGCACCTTCACTTCGCTATGTAGGGGTCGATCGGGCAACCCACGACATGCAAAATTTGCGAGGTAGCGTGGTAATTCTCCTAACCGTACTGAGCGTAGACACCGGCACATGCGCTAAAGAAGCGCGAACTTTCAATGAACGCGCATCCGAGTTGGGCGCAACCATTATCACCAACAGCATGGATCTGCCGCCTTCTTTGGATCGCTTTTGTGCTGCCGAGGGGATCAAGAATGTGCAGATGACATCTGATTATCGATTCCGGGATATGTTCAACAATTGGGGAGTAGGAATTCTGGAAGGCCCTTGGGAAGCTGCGTTGGCGAGGGCTGTTTGGGTGCTCGATAAGGACGGCGTTATTCGTTATCACGAGCTCGTACCGGAATTGGGAAACGAGCCTAACTATGAAGCCGCATTGCAGGCAGCAAAGGAACTTCTCTAG
- a CDS encoding sigma-70 family RNA polymerase sigma factor produces MEDAEAIRLASTGDHRAFGVLIGRYKHMVYTVASRVMRNSMDAEEVTQDVFVKAFQKLNEFQGVGKFSTWLYSIAYRMSISALRARKDQGSSLDDMKTSGVEPREDPLHPVDDRKQILEQALTTLEPDDAALVTMFYLEELSVEEIVTVTQLSASNVKVKLHRSRKKLYDELHHQLKDELWTLRTTA; encoded by the coding sequence TTGGAAGACGCAGAAGCCATACGCTTAGCTAGCACCGGAGATCATAGGGCATTCGGTGTGCTCATTGGGCGCTACAAGCACATGGTATATACTGTTGCAAGTCGCGTTATGCGCAACAGTATGGATGCCGAAGAGGTGACCCAGGATGTATTCGTAAAAGCATTTCAGAAGCTCAACGAATTCCAAGGGGTAGGCAAATTCTCCACGTGGTTGTATTCGATTGCCTATCGGATGTCGATATCCGCTTTACGCGCTCGCAAAGACCAAGGCAGTTCATTGGATGACATGAAAACCTCAGGAGTTGAACCACGAGAAGACCCATTGCATCCCGTTGACGATCGCAAACAGATCCTTGAACAAGCGCTAACTACCTTGGAGCCGGACGACGCTGCACTCGTAACGATGTTCTACCTGGAAGAACTAAGTGTTGAAGAGATCGTAACCGTTACCCAACTTAGTGCGTCCAATGTAAAAGTGAAGTTGCACCGGAGCCGAAAGAAGCTATACGATGAACTGCATCACCAACTGAAGGACGAGCTATGGACCTTAAGAACGACCGCCTAG
- the mtgA gene encoding monofunctional biosynthetic peptidoglycan transglycosylase has translation MRLLKSFFRILFAIVFWTVFVTALWVALLGVVDPPVTWAMVVQSKEQKEFHRTSVDLEDISRSFPLAVIASEDQRFFHHFGFEWERIKKAIQYNEAKKGKRVRGASTISQQTAKNVFLWPGRTYIRKGLELWFTLLVETLWTKERILEVYLNVAEMGKGVFGAEAAAQKCFNRPASKLSPLQCALITATLPAPRRFNCERPSAYVSKRAQWVLRQMRNIGDQMDPEVRERIKAKIEKESLRMKKRRR, from the coding sequence ATGCGTTTGCTCAAGTCCTTTTTCCGGATCCTCTTCGCGATAGTGTTCTGGACCGTATTCGTAACGGCTCTGTGGGTTGCATTGCTTGGTGTTGTTGATCCGCCGGTTACTTGGGCCATGGTTGTGCAATCCAAGGAACAGAAAGAGTTTCATCGAACAAGCGTGGATCTTGAAGACATTTCACGCAGCTTTCCATTGGCGGTCATAGCGTCAGAGGATCAACGCTTCTTTCATCACTTCGGGTTTGAGTGGGAGCGGATCAAGAAGGCTATTCAGTACAATGAAGCGAAAAAGGGAAAGCGCGTTCGCGGTGCGAGTACCATCAGCCAACAGACCGCTAAGAACGTATTCCTCTGGCCCGGACGCACCTATATTCGGAAGGGCCTGGAACTCTGGTTCACACTTTTGGTGGAAACCCTTTGGACGAAGGAACGGATCCTGGAAGTGTACCTCAACGTTGCTGAAATGGGGAAAGGTGTATTCGGTGCAGAGGCCGCTGCTCAAAAGTGTTTCAATAGACCCGCTTCGAAATTATCGCCTCTGCAATGTGCATTGATCACAGCAACGTTGCCGGCACCTAGGCGATTCAATTGTGAGCGTCCTTCAGCATACGTTTCCAAACGCGCGCAATGGGTATTAAGGCAAATGCGGAATATCGGTGATCAAATGGACCCAGAGGTGCGTGAACGCATTAAAGCGAAGATCGAGAAAGAATCGCTTCGCATGAAGAAGAGGAGGAGGTAG